The Pempheris klunzingeri isolate RE-2024b chromosome 1, fPemKlu1.hap1, whole genome shotgun sequence genome includes a region encoding these proteins:
- the rcn1 gene encoding reticulocalbin-1 produces the protein MDVFGFVCALLLCTGVAHGKPTLRKERVLHQDPELRQAHEDNKSFQYDHEAFLGKEEAKTFDQLTPEESKDRLGKIVDRIDSDADGYISTAELKAWIKRVQKRYVYENVAKVWTDYDLNKDNKISWDEYKQATYGYYLANPEEFEDATDQFSFKKMLPRDERRFKKADLNGDLAADREEFTSFLHPEEFEHMRDIVVLETLEDIDKNSDGHVDEDEYIADMFAHEDGGPEPDWVRTEREQFSDFRDLNKDGKMDQDEIRHWIMPQDYDHAQAEARHLVYESDQDKDQMLTKDEILENWNMFVGSQATNYGEDLTKNHDEL, from the exons ATGGACGTCTTCGGCTTCGTGTGTGCGCTGCTTCTGTGCACCGGTGTGGCGCACGGCAAGCCGACGTTAAGAAAAGAGAGAGTCCTCCACCAGGACCCTGAACTGAGGCAGGCCCACGAAGACAACAAAAGCTTCCAGTACGACCATGAGGCCTTTCTGGGCAAAGAGGAAGCCAAAACATTTGATCAGCTCACCCCCGAGGAGAGCAAAGACAGGCTCGG TAAAATAGTGGACCGGATAGACAGCGACGCCGATGGCTACATTTCCACCGCAGAACTCAAGGCTTGGATAAAACGCGTACAGAAGCGCTATGTGTATGAAAATGTGGCGAAGGTGTGGACAGATTACGACCTGAACAAAGACAACAAGATCTCATGGGATGAGTACAAGCAGGCCACATATGGATACTACCTCG CCAACCCGGAGGAGTTCGAGGACGCAACAGACCAGTTCAGCTTCAAGAAGATGCTTCCTCGTGATGAGAGGAGGTTCAAGAAAGCTGATCTGAACGGGGACCTGGCcgcagacagagaggagttcACATCCTTCCTCCACCCTGAGGAGTTTGAGCACATGAGGGATATTGTGGTTCTG GAAACCCTGGAGGACATTGACAAGAACAGTGACGGACATGTGGATGAAGATGAGTATATTG CCGACATGTTTGCTCACGAGGACGGCGGCCCGGAGCCCGACTGGGTCAGGACCGAGAGGGAGCAGTTCTCTGACTTCAGAGACCTGAACAAAGACGGTAAGATGGACCAGGACGAAATCCGCCACTGGATTATGCCACAGGACTATGACCACGCCCAAGCTGAGGCCAGACATCTGGTGTATGAGTCTGACCAGGACAAG GACCAGATGCTGACTAAAGACGAGATCCTTGAAAACTGGAACATGTTTGTGGGAAGTCAGGCCACCAACTACGGAGAGGACCTCACCAAGAACCACGACGAGCTCTGA